One genomic region from Streptomyces sp. Li-HN-5-11 encodes:
- a CDS encoding dipeptide ABC transporter ATP-binding protein, translated as MAEQTAEPILEVSGLVKHYPLTRGILFKKQIGSVKAVDGVDFRLGRGETLGIVGESGCGKSTVAKLLCNLERPTAGEIRYRGEDITKLSGRALKAVRRNIQMVFQDPYTSLNPRMTVGDIVGEPYEIHPETAPKGERRRRVQELLDVVGLNPEYVNRYPHQFSGGQRQRIGIARGLALRPEIIVADEPVSALDVSVQAQVVNLMDRLQHEFGLSYVFIAHDLSIVRHISDRVAVMYLGRIVETGTDEQIYEHPTHPYTQALLSAVPVPDPDAREHRERIILTGDVPSPTDIPSGCRFRTRCFKARERCALEVPALAVPAEFRYDTGPAAHDSACHFAEERQVVPPEERDNDGRNATKAQ; from the coding sequence ATGGCCGAGCAGACGGCTGAGCCGATCCTGGAGGTCAGCGGGCTCGTCAAGCACTACCCGCTCACCCGGGGCATCCTCTTCAAGAAGCAGATCGGGTCGGTGAAGGCGGTCGACGGCGTGGACTTCCGCCTCGGCCGGGGCGAGACGCTCGGCATCGTCGGCGAGTCCGGCTGCGGCAAGTCGACGGTCGCGAAACTGCTGTGCAACCTGGAGCGGCCGACGGCCGGCGAGATCCGCTACCGGGGCGAGGACATCACCAAGCTGTCCGGCAGGGCGCTGAAGGCCGTACGGCGCAACATCCAGATGGTGTTCCAGGACCCGTACACCTCCCTCAACCCCCGCATGACGGTGGGCGACATCGTCGGGGAGCCGTACGAGATCCACCCGGAGACGGCGCCCAAGGGCGAGCGGAGACGGAGGGTCCAGGAACTGCTGGACGTGGTGGGGCTGAACCCCGAGTACGTCAACCGCTACCCGCACCAGTTCTCCGGCGGCCAGCGCCAGCGCATCGGCATCGCGCGGGGGCTGGCGCTGCGCCCCGAGATCATCGTCGCCGACGAGCCGGTCTCCGCGCTGGACGTGTCGGTGCAGGCCCAGGTGGTCAACCTGATGGACCGGCTGCAGCACGAGTTCGGGCTGAGCTACGTCTTCATCGCGCACGACCTGTCGATCGTGCGGCACATCTCCGACCGGGTCGCGGTCATGTACCTGGGCCGGATCGTGGAGACCGGCACGGACGAGCAGATCTACGAGCACCCGACGCATCCCTACACCCAGGCGCTGCTGTCGGCCGTGCCCGTGCCGGACCCCGACGCCCGGGAACACCGGGAGCGGATCATCCTCACGGGTGACGTGCCGTCCCCCACGGACATCCCCTCCGGCTGCCGTTTCCGCACCCGGTGCTTCAAGGCCCGGGAGCGCTGCGCCCTGGAGGTCCCGGCGCTGGCGGTGCCCGCGGAGTTCCGCTACGACACCGGTCCGGCGGCACACGACTCGGCCTGTCACTTCGCGGAGGAGAGGCAGGTGGTCCCTCCCGAAGAGCGCGACAACGACGGGCGTAACGCCACAAAAGCCCAGTAA
- a CDS encoding ABC transporter substrate-binding protein, whose protein sequence is MRALRHAAWAAGAGVAVLGLAACGGAASGSSGSDVLSSSWGDPQNPLEPANTNEVQGGKVLDMVFRGLKRYDPRTARAENMLAEKIETTDSQNFTITVKDGWKFSNGEPVGARSFVDAWNYGASLRNNQKNAYFFGYIEGYDKVHPTSGKQTADTLSGLKVTGPRTFTVRLNQKFSSFPDTLGYVAFDPLPRAFFTDHAAWLSKPVGNGPYTIESYTKGSAMYLKRWDAYPGPDKAHNGGVTLQVYTDSNTAYTDVLAGNLDLVDDVPANQLKNVKTDLGGRYINTPAGIIQTLAFPFYDPKWNTSGARKVRTGLSMAINRKQITDTIFRRTRTPATDWTSPVLGTEGGYQAGLCGHACDYDPVEAKKLIQEGGGIPGGQVKITYNADTGSHKEWVDAVCNSVNNALGNDRACVGNPIGTFADFRNQIGQHRMPGPFRAGWQMDYPLIQDFLQPLYYTDASSNDGKWSNKQFDKLVDQANAETDPRKSVRLFQQAEGVVRDNMAAIPLWYQNGSAGYTERLSHVALNPFSVPVYDEIKVG, encoded by the coding sequence ATGCGCGCACTCAGGCACGCCGCGTGGGCCGCGGGCGCGGGGGTGGCCGTGCTCGGGCTCGCCGCCTGCGGGGGCGCCGCGAGCGGCAGCAGCGGCAGCGACGTGCTCAGCTCCTCCTGGGGCGACCCGCAGAACCCGCTGGAGCCGGCCAACACCAACGAGGTGCAGGGCGGCAAGGTGCTGGACATGGTCTTCCGGGGGCTGAAGCGGTACGACCCGAGGACCGCCAGGGCCGAGAACATGCTCGCCGAGAAGATCGAGACCACCGACTCGCAGAACTTCACCATCACCGTCAAGGACGGCTGGAAGTTCAGCAACGGCGAGCCGGTCGGCGCCAGATCCTTCGTCGACGCCTGGAACTACGGCGCGAGCCTCAGGAACAACCAGAAGAACGCCTACTTCTTCGGCTACATCGAGGGCTACGACAAGGTCCACCCGACGAGCGGCAAGCAGACCGCCGACACCCTCTCCGGGCTGAAGGTCACCGGCCCGCGGACCTTCACCGTCAGACTCAACCAGAAGTTCTCGTCCTTCCCCGACACCCTCGGCTACGTCGCCTTCGATCCGCTGCCCCGGGCGTTCTTCACCGACCACGCGGCCTGGCTGAGCAAGCCCGTCGGCAACGGCCCGTACACCATCGAGTCGTACACCAAGGGCTCCGCGATGTACCTGAAGAGGTGGGACGCCTACCCCGGCCCCGACAAGGCGCACAACGGCGGCGTGACGCTGCAGGTCTACACCGACAGCAACACCGCCTACACCGACGTCCTGGCCGGCAACCTCGACCTGGTCGACGACGTCCCCGCCAACCAGCTCAAGAACGTGAAGACCGACCTCGGCGGCCGCTACATCAACACTCCGGCCGGCATCATCCAGACCCTGGCCTTCCCGTTCTACGACCCGAAGTGGAACACGAGCGGCGCGCGGAAGGTCCGCACGGGCCTGTCCATGGCCATCAACCGCAAGCAGATCACCGACACCATCTTCCGCAGGACCCGCACCCCCGCCACCGACTGGACGTCCCCGGTCCTCGGCACCGAGGGCGGATACCAGGCCGGTCTGTGCGGCCACGCCTGCGACTACGACCCCGTCGAGGCCAAGAAGCTGATCCAGGAGGGGGGCGGGATCCCCGGCGGCCAGGTGAAGATCACGTACAACGCGGACACCGGCTCCCACAAGGAGTGGGTCGACGCCGTGTGCAACTCCGTCAACAACGCGCTCGGCAACGACAGGGCCTGCGTCGGGAACCCGATCGGCACCTTCGCGGACTTCCGCAACCAGATCGGGCAGCACCGGATGCCGGGCCCCTTCCGGGCCGGCTGGCAGATGGACTACCCGCTCATCCAGGACTTCCTCCAGCCGCTCTACTACACCGACGCGTCCTCCAACGACGGCAAGTGGTCGAACAAGCAGTTCGACAAGCTCGTCGACCAGGCCAACGCCGAGACCGACCCCCGCAAGTCCGTCCGGCTCTTCCAGCAGGCCGAGGGCGTCGTACGCGACAACATGGCCGCCATCCCGCTCTGGTACCAGAACGGCAGCGCCGGCTACACCGAGCGGCTGTCCCACGTGGCCCTCAACCCCTTCAGCGTGCCCGTCTACGACGAGATCAAGGTCGGCTGA
- a CDS encoding ABC transporter permease has protein sequence MGRYVVRRLLQMVPVFFGATLLIFLMVNVMGDPVAGLCGERACDPATAAQLKREFGLDQPVWQQYATYMGNVFTGDFGTAFNGQKVTELMATAFPVTVRLTIVAILFEIVIGITLGVVTGLRRGRPVDTTVLVLTLVVISVPIFVTGLLLQLLLGVQWGWIRPSVPPEATFAQLIVPGLVLASVSLAYVTRLTRTSIAENRRSDYVRTAIAKGLPRRRVVTRHLLRNSLIPVVTFIGTDIGALMGGAILTERIFNIHGVGYQLYQGILRQNTQTVVGFVTVLVLVFLVANLLVDLLYAVLDPRIRYA, from the coding sequence ATGGGCCGTTACGTCGTCAGGCGGCTGCTCCAGATGGTCCCGGTGTTCTTCGGGGCCACGCTGCTGATCTTCCTGATGGTGAACGTGATGGGCGACCCCGTCGCGGGGCTGTGCGGCGAGCGGGCCTGCGACCCGGCGACCGCCGCCCAGCTGAAGAGGGAGTTCGGCCTCGACCAGCCCGTCTGGCAGCAGTACGCGACCTACATGGGCAACGTCTTCACCGGCGACTTCGGCACCGCGTTCAACGGCCAGAAGGTCACCGAGCTGATGGCGACGGCGTTCCCCGTCACCGTCCGGCTGACGATCGTCGCGATCCTCTTCGAGATCGTCATCGGCATCACGCTGGGCGTGGTGACCGGGCTGCGGCGCGGCCGGCCCGTCGACACCACGGTCCTCGTCCTCACCCTCGTCGTCATCTCCGTCCCCATCTTCGTCACCGGCCTGCTGCTCCAACTGCTGCTCGGTGTCCAGTGGGGATGGATCCGGCCCTCGGTCCCCCCGGAAGCGACCTTCGCCCAGCTGATCGTGCCGGGACTGGTCCTCGCCTCCGTCTCCCTCGCCTACGTCACCCGCCTCACCCGCACCTCGATCGCGGAGAACCGGCGCTCGGACTACGTCCGCACGGCCATCGCCAAGGGCCTGCCCAGGCGCCGCGTCGTCACCCGGCACCTGCTGCGCAACTCCCTCATCCCCGTGGTCACCTTCATCGGCACCGACATCGGCGCCCTGATGGGCGGCGCCATCCTGACCGAGCGCATCTTCAACATCCACGGCGTCGGCTACCAGCTCTACCAGGGCATCCTCCGCCAGAACACGCAGACCGTGGTCGGCTTCGTCACCGTCCTCGTCCTGGTCTTCCTGGTCGCCAACCTGCTCGTGGACCTGCTGTACGCCGTACTCGACCCGAGGATCCGCTATGCCTGA
- a CDS encoding dipeptide ABC transporter ATP-binding protein, with protein MAEPTKLAKDDEPKDDATPNVSEVETVDAASEEEALAAIDAPAQRGEPILQVRNLVKHFPLTQGILFRRQIGAVKAVDGISFDLYQGETLGIVGESGCGKSTVAKLLMNLEQATAGEIFYKGQDITRLSGRALKAVRRNIQMVFQDPYTSLNPRMTVGDIIGEPFDIHPEVAPKGDRRRKVQELLDVVGLNPEYINRYPHQFSGGQRQRIGIARGLALNPEVIICDEPVSALDVSVQAQVINLMERLQDEFNLSYVFIAHDLSIVRHISDRVGVMYLGKMAEIGTDEQIYDHPTHPYTQALLSAVPVPDPDARDHRERIILAGDVPSPANPPSGCRFRTRCWKAQDKCAEEVPLLAVPERFKGSDSPAAHESACHFAEEKDVVGAA; from the coding sequence ATGGCTGAGCCCACGAAGCTCGCGAAGGACGACGAGCCGAAGGACGACGCCACGCCGAACGTCTCCGAGGTGGAAACCGTCGACGCGGCCTCCGAGGAGGAGGCCCTCGCGGCGATCGACGCGCCGGCGCAGCGCGGCGAGCCGATCCTGCAGGTGCGCAACCTGGTCAAGCACTTCCCGCTGACCCAGGGCATCCTGTTCAGGCGGCAGATCGGCGCGGTCAAGGCGGTCGACGGAATCTCCTTCGACCTCTACCAGGGCGAGACCCTCGGCATCGTGGGCGAGTCCGGCTGCGGCAAGTCCACCGTGGCCAAGCTCCTGATGAACCTGGAGCAGGCGACGGCCGGCGAGATCTTCTACAAGGGCCAGGACATCACCCGGCTGTCCGGGCGGGCCCTCAAGGCGGTCCGCCGCAACATCCAGATGGTGTTCCAGGACCCGTACACCTCGCTCAACCCCCGTATGACGGTGGGCGACATCATCGGCGAGCCCTTCGACATCCACCCCGAGGTGGCCCCGAAGGGCGACCGGCGCCGCAAGGTGCAGGAGCTGCTGGACGTCGTCGGTCTCAACCCGGAGTACATCAACCGCTACCCGCACCAGTTCTCGGGCGGTCAGCGCCAGCGCATCGGCATCGCCCGGGGCCTCGCGCTCAACCCCGAGGTCATCATCTGCGACGAGCCGGTCTCCGCCCTGGACGTGTCGGTCCAGGCGCAGGTCATCAACCTGATGGAGCGGCTGCAGGACGAGTTCAACCTCTCCTACGTCTTCATCGCGCACGACCTGTCGATCGTCCGTCACATCTCCGACCGCGTGGGTGTGATGTACCTCGGCAAGATGGCCGAGATCGGCACCGACGAGCAGATCTACGACCACCCGACGCACCCCTACACCCAGGCGCTGCTGTCGGCGGTCCCGGTGCCGGACCCGGACGCCCGTGACCACCGCGAGCGGATCATCCTCGCCGGTGACGTGCCCTCCCCGGCCAACCCGCCCTCGGGCTGCCGGTTCCGCACCCGTTGCTGGAAGGCCCAGGACAAGTGCGCCGAGGAGGTGCCGCTCCTCGCCGTGCCCGAGCGCTTCAAGGGCTCGGACTCCCCGGCGGCCCACGAGTCGGCCTGCCACTTCGCCGAGGAGAAGGACGTCGTGGGCGCGGCCTGA
- a CDS encoding MFS transporter, translated as MSVRDSLSLLQHKQFRIFLLARLISISGSAMAPVALAFSVLGFDSRPDSLAIVLASNTVPQLLLLLVGGVAADRFPRRRLIVLGNLLLAVTQSCVALLVASGSANTLRIALLSAVAGGASAMMQPAMNGVLPQTVDAARLHEANAVLRLPANVIKMVAPAVGGTLVALAGPQWTLAWDAASFALAAALCGLLSISGTVNSSTSVLRDFQEGWNEFTGRFWLWSYVLSGTVVVALWLGGYQLLGPVVIHERKLGAAVWGTVQGAFAVGLVAGGVVSLKWKPSRIMLVCVCADIPLALPLLALAAGAPLPVLAASAVLAGIGLDIAVVCWTTALQQQLPETLLGRVSSLSSLGELAAVPLGYLLVGVAATSLGTSDVLAVGAVVMTLATLVLLLVPGVRSMRRLSARESAAEDGATEGKALAPS; from the coding sequence GTGTCCGTTCGGGATTCCCTTTCTCTTCTGCAGCACAAACAGTTCCGCATTTTCCTGCTGGCCCGGCTCATTTCCATCAGTGGTTCGGCGATGGCGCCGGTCGCCCTGGCGTTCAGCGTGCTGGGATTCGACAGCCGTCCGGATTCGCTGGCCATCGTACTGGCGAGCAACACCGTCCCCCAGCTCCTCCTTCTGCTGGTGGGCGGAGTGGCCGCCGACCGGTTCCCCCGGCGGCGCCTGATCGTCCTCGGCAATCTGCTGCTGGCCGTGACGCAGAGCTGCGTCGCCCTGCTGGTCGCGTCGGGCTCCGCGAACACCCTGCGCATCGCCCTGCTGTCGGCCGTCGCGGGCGGCGCGTCGGCGATGATGCAGCCGGCCATGAACGGCGTTCTGCCGCAGACCGTCGACGCCGCCCGGCTGCACGAGGCGAACGCCGTCCTGCGGCTTCCGGCCAACGTCATCAAGATGGTGGCGCCGGCCGTCGGGGGCACCCTCGTGGCGCTCGCCGGCCCCCAGTGGACGCTGGCGTGGGACGCGGCCAGCTTCGCCCTGGCCGCCGCATTGTGCGGGCTCCTCAGCATTTCCGGTACGGTCAATTCCAGTACGTCGGTCCTACGCGATTTCCAGGAGGGCTGGAATGAATTCACGGGCCGTTTCTGGCTGTGGTCCTACGTCCTTTCCGGAACGGTCGTCGTCGCCCTGTGGCTGGGCGGATACCAGCTTCTCGGACCGGTGGTCATCCACGAACGGAAACTCGGCGCGGCCGTCTGGGGAACCGTTCAGGGAGCGTTCGCCGTCGGCCTGGTCGCGGGCGGAGTCGTTTCCCTGAAATGGAAACCCTCGCGCATCATGCTCGTCTGCGTCTGCGCCGACATCCCCCTGGCCCTCCCCCTGCTGGCCCTCGCCGCCGGGGCACCGCTGCCCGTCCTCGCGGCCTCGGCCGTCCTCGCGGGCATCGGGCTCGACATCGCGGTGGTGTGCTGGACCACCGCCCTCCAGCAGCAGCTCCCGGAGACACTGCTCGGGCGGGTCAGCTCGCTCAGCTCCCTCGGCGAACTCGCGGCGGTGCCCCTGGGCTACCTCCTCGTCGGCGTCGCGGCGACGTCCCTCGGCACGTCGGACGTCCTGGCCGTGGGCGCCGTCGTGATGACCCTGGCGACGCTCGTCCTGCTGCTCGTGCCCGGTGTGCGGAGCATGCGCCGGCTGTCCGCGCGGGAGAGCGCCGCGGAGGACGGAGCCACGGAGGGGAAAGCCCTCGCGCCTTCCTGA
- a CDS encoding VOC family protein — MLHHVELWVPDLPRAAGQWGWLLGRLGYRPYQEWEHGRSWRSGATYLVVERSPSMRDGGHDRMRPGLNHLAFHAGARAEVDALMRDAPAHGWSPLFADRYPHAGGPEHYAGYLANTDGFEVELVAAEGDG, encoded by the coding sequence ATGCTGCACCACGTCGAACTCTGGGTGCCCGATCTGCCGCGCGCGGCCGGGCAGTGGGGCTGGCTCCTCGGGCGCCTGGGGTACCGCCCCTACCAGGAGTGGGAACACGGCCGCAGCTGGCGGTCCGGCGCCACCTACCTCGTCGTCGAGCGGTCGCCGTCGATGAGGGACGGCGGCCACGACCGGATGCGCCCGGGCCTCAACCACCTCGCCTTCCACGCCGGCGCTCGCGCCGAGGTGGACGCGCTGATGCGGGACGCGCCCGCGCACGGCTGGTCGCCGCTCTTCGCCGACCGCTACCCCCATGCCGGAGGCCCGGAGCACTACGCGGGGTATCTCGCCAACACCGACGGGTTCGAGGTCGAGCTGGTGGCCGCGGAGGGTGACGGCTGA
- a CDS encoding ABC transporter permease: protein MTNLVSGTGEPAAAAPVPAAPGAEPSVARVSQWSDIRHRFFANKLAVLGLAIIALLILVAIFAPLLAPDDPLKQDLTHTLQSPGGAHPLGTDALGRDQLSRIIYGSRIAVIVGLASIVVALIIGVPLGAIAGYYGRFVDTVIMRVADVFFAFPLLIGAIVIILLMGRGVLPVVLSLGIFSWATYARLLRSQILSVREMDYVHAAKALGASQGRIIRKHILPNSITSVLVYGTSNVGIAIVAEASLSYLGVGVDPEVAEWGNMISAGRNFMGVKDFMWTYPSLAIVITALGFILLGNGLRDALDPKLR from the coding sequence ATGACCAACCTCGTCTCGGGAACCGGAGAGCCGGCGGCGGCCGCTCCCGTCCCGGCGGCCCCGGGAGCCGAACCCAGCGTCGCCAGGGTCAGTCAGTGGTCCGACATCCGGCACCGCTTCTTCGCCAACAAGCTGGCCGTGCTGGGCCTCGCGATCATCGCGCTGCTGATACTGGTGGCGATCTTCGCGCCGCTCCTCGCGCCCGACGACCCGCTCAAGCAGGACCTGACGCACACCCTGCAGTCCCCGGGCGGCGCGCACCCGCTGGGCACCGACGCGCTGGGCCGCGACCAGCTGTCCCGGATCATCTACGGCAGCCGCATCGCGGTGATCGTGGGTCTGGCCTCGATCGTCGTCGCCTTGATCATCGGCGTTCCCCTGGGTGCCATCGCCGGTTACTACGGGCGCTTCGTCGACACGGTGATCATGCGTGTCGCCGACGTCTTCTTCGCCTTCCCGCTGCTCATCGGCGCCATCGTCATCATCCTGCTGATGGGCCGCGGCGTGCTGCCCGTCGTGCTCTCGCTCGGCATCTTCTCCTGGGCGACGTACGCCCGCCTGTTGCGCAGCCAGATCCTCTCGGTGCGCGAGATGGACTACGTGCACGCCGCCAAGGCGCTCGGCGCGAGCCAGGGCCGGATCATCCGCAAGCACATCCTGCCCAACTCGATCACCTCGGTTCTGGTGTACGGCACCAGCAACGTCGGCATCGCGATCGTGGCCGAGGCGTCGCTGTCGTACCTCGGCGTCGGCGTCGACCCGGAGGTCGCCGAGTGGGGCAACATGATCTCCGCGGGCCGCAACTTCATGGGTGTCAAGGACTTCATGTGGACGTACCCGAGCCTCGCGATCGTCATCACCGCGCTGGGCTTCATCCTGCTGGGCAACGGCCTGCGCGACGCGCTCGACCCGAAGCTCCGGTGA
- a CDS encoding ABC transporter ATP-binding protein translates to MTSLEMAPSNAGADGNAPLLEVRDLHVEFQVRDSVTKAVNGVNYSVSAGETLAVLGESGSGKSVTAQAIMGILDSPPGRIAKGEIFFQGQDILRLPESERRKLRGAKMAMIFQDALSSLNPVLSVGFQLGEMFRAHQGLSRKDAKAKAIELMDRVRIPAARERVGDYPHQFSGGMRQRIMIAMALALEPDLIIADEPTTALDVTVQAQVMDLLAELQREYNMGLILITHDLGVVADVADKIAVMYAGRIVETAPVHELYKRPAHPYTKGLLDSIPRLDHKGQELYAIKGLPPNLQAIPPGCAFNPRCNMAQDICRTDVPPLVPVTERDGTELPGRGSACHFWKETIHG, encoded by the coding sequence ATGACCAGCCTGGAGATGGCCCCCAGCAACGCCGGGGCGGACGGGAACGCCCCGCTCCTGGAAGTCCGCGACCTGCACGTGGAGTTCCAGGTCCGTGACTCCGTGACCAAGGCGGTCAACGGCGTCAACTACAGCGTCAGCGCGGGCGAGACGCTCGCCGTGCTCGGCGAGTCGGGCTCCGGCAAGTCCGTCACCGCGCAGGCGATCATGGGCATCCTGGACAGCCCGCCCGGACGGATCGCCAAGGGCGAGATCTTCTTCCAGGGCCAGGACATCCTGCGCCTGCCGGAGAGCGAGCGGCGCAAGCTGCGCGGCGCCAAGATGGCGATGATCTTCCAGGACGCCCTGTCCTCGCTCAACCCGGTGCTGTCCGTGGGCTTCCAGCTCGGCGAGATGTTCCGCGCGCATCAGGGCCTGTCCCGCAAGGACGCCAAGGCCAAGGCCATCGAGCTGATGGACCGCGTGCGCATCCCGGCCGCCAGGGAGCGCGTCGGCGACTACCCGCACCAGTTCTCGGGCGGTATGCGCCAGCGCATCATGATCGCCATGGCGCTGGCCCTGGAGCCGGACCTGATCATCGCCGACGAGCCGACCACGGCCCTCGACGTGACCGTCCAGGCCCAGGTCATGGACCTCCTCGCGGAGTTGCAGCGCGAGTACAACATGGGCCTGATCCTGATCACCCACGACCTGGGTGTGGTCGCGGACGTCGCCGACAAGATCGCGGTGATGTACGCCGGCCGGATCGTCGAGACGGCCCCGGTGCACGAGCTGTACAAGCGTCCCGCCCACCCCTACACCAAGGGTCTGCTGGACTCGATCCCGCGCCTGGACCACAAGGGCCAAGAGCTGTACGCGATCAAGGGCCTCCCGCCCAACCTGCAGGCGATCCCGCCGGGCTGCGCGTTCAACCCGCGCTGCAACATGGCCCAGGACATCTGCCGCACCGACGTACCGCCTCTGGTGCCGGTGACCGAGCGCGATGGCACGGAACTGCCCGGCCGCGGTTCCGCATGCCACTTCTGGAAGGAGACGATCCATGGCTGA
- a CDS encoding ABC transporter ATP-binding protein, which translates to MLLEVRDLHVEFRTRDGVAHAVNGVTYQVDAGETLAVLGESGSGKSVTAQAVMGILDTPPGRITAGEILFQGRDLLKMKEDERRGIRGAGMAMIFQDALSALNPVLTVGDQLGEMFVVHRGTSRRDARAKAVELMDRVRIPAARQRVRDYPHQFSGGMRQRIMIAMALALEPALIIADEPTTALDVTVQAQVMDLLAELRREYRMGLILITHDLGVVADVADRIAVMYAGRIVESAPVHDVYKAPAHPYTRGLLDSIPRLDHKGRELYAIRGLPPSLLNIPPGCAFHPRCPLARDVCRTDVPPLYAVDEQRGSACHFWRECLDGRADG; encoded by the coding sequence GTGCTGCTCGAAGTCCGTGACCTGCACGTGGAGTTCCGCACCCGGGACGGGGTCGCCCACGCCGTCAACGGGGTGACGTACCAGGTGGACGCGGGGGAGACGCTCGCCGTGCTGGGGGAGTCCGGCTCCGGCAAGTCCGTCACCGCGCAGGCGGTCATGGGCATCCTGGACACACCGCCCGGCCGGATCACCGCGGGCGAGATCCTCTTCCAGGGCAGGGACCTGCTGAAGATGAAGGAGGACGAGCGGCGGGGGATCCGGGGCGCCGGCATGGCGATGATCTTCCAGGACGCGCTGTCCGCGCTGAACCCCGTGCTGACCGTGGGCGACCAGCTCGGCGAGATGTTCGTCGTGCACCGCGGGACGTCCCGCAGGGACGCGCGGGCGAAGGCCGTCGAGCTGATGGACCGGGTGCGCATCCCGGCCGCCCGGCAGCGCGTGCGCGACTACCCCCACCAGTTCTCCGGCGGAATGCGCCAGCGCATCATGATCGCCATGGCGCTGGCGCTGGAACCGGCGCTCATCATCGCCGACGAGCCGACCACCGCCCTCGACGTGACCGTCCAGGCCCAGGTGATGGACCTGCTCGCGGAGCTGCGGCGCGAGTACCGCATGGGCCTCATCCTCATCACCCACGACCTGGGTGTGGTCGCCGACGTCGCCGACCGCATCGCGGTGATGTACGCGGGCCGGATCGTGGAGTCGGCCCCGGTCCACGACGTCTACAAGGCGCCCGCCCACCCCTACACACGAGGTCTGCTGGACTCCATCCCGCGCCTGGACCACAAGGGCCGGGAACTCTACGCCATCAGGGGCCTGCCGCCCAGCCTCCTGAACATCCCCCCGGGCTGCGCCTTCCACCCCCGCTGCCCGCTGGCCCGGGACGTGTGCCGGACCGACGTACCGCCGCTGTACGCGGTGGACGAACAGCGCGGCTCCGCCTGCCACTTCTGGAGGGAGTGCCTGGATGGCCGAGCAGACGGCTGA
- a CDS encoding ABC transporter permease: MPEQQPYESEGAIAGTGMGGAMDLAASEATAAAGRARSLWSDAWRDLRRNPVFLLSALVILFLVVISVRPSLIASGNPLQCDLAKAQDGPAPGHPFGYDGQGCDVYTRTVYGARASVTVGVCATLGVAVLGSVLGGLAGFFGGAWDGFLSRITDVFFAIPVVLGGLVLLSVVTSNTVWPVVGFIVLLGWPQISRIARGAVITARQQDYVQAARALGASNSRILLRHIAPNAVAPVIVVATIALGTYIALEATLSYLGVGLKPPSVSWGIDISAASPYVRNAPHALLWPAGALAITVLAFILLGDAVRDALDPKLR, translated from the coding sequence ATGCCTGAGCAGCAGCCCTACGAGAGCGAGGGCGCCATCGCCGGCACCGGCATGGGCGGCGCGATGGACCTCGCGGCGAGCGAGGCGACGGCCGCCGCCGGACGGGCGCGCAGCCTGTGGTCCGACGCCTGGCGCGACCTGCGCCGCAACCCCGTCTTCCTCCTCTCCGCGCTGGTCATCCTCTTCCTGGTCGTCATCTCCGTCAGGCCCTCGCTCATCGCCTCCGGGAACCCGCTGCAGTGCGACCTCGCCAAGGCACAGGACGGCCCCGCCCCCGGCCACCCCTTCGGCTACGACGGCCAGGGCTGCGACGTCTACACCCGCACCGTCTACGGCGCCCGCGCCTCCGTCACGGTCGGCGTGTGCGCCACGCTCGGCGTGGCGGTCCTCGGTTCGGTCCTTGGCGGCCTCGCCGGGTTCTTCGGCGGGGCGTGGGACGGGTTCCTGTCCCGGATCACCGACGTCTTCTTCGCCATTCCGGTCGTCCTCGGCGGGCTCGTCCTGCTGTCCGTCGTCACCAGCAACACCGTCTGGCCGGTCGTCGGGTTCATCGTGCTGCTGGGCTGGCCGCAGATCTCCCGGATCGCGCGCGGCGCCGTCATCACCGCCCGGCAGCAGGACTACGTCCAGGCCGCCCGGGCCCTCGGCGCCTCCAACTCCCGCATCCTGCTGCGCCACATCGCGCCCAACGCCGTCGCCCCGGTGATCGTCGTCGCCACCATCGCGCTCGGCACGTACATCGCGCTGGAGGCCACCCTGTCGTACCTCGGCGTCGGGCTGAAGCCGCCGAGCGTCTCCTGGGGCATCGACATCTCCGCCGCCTCGCCCTACGTCCGCAACGCCCCGCACGCCCTGCTGTGGCCCGCCGGCGCCCTCGCGATCACCGTCCTGGCCTTCATCCTGCTGGGCGACGCGGTGCGCGACGCCCTCGACCCGAAGCTGAGGTGA